One Rhizobiales bacterium GAS188 DNA window includes the following coding sequences:
- a CDS encoding MFS transporter, DHA2 family, methylenomycin A resistance protein, which produces MSHTASQTTDFSNDPSPQKALAQKTGLTLVMLCAGVFMVQLDTTIANMALPAIRADFLAPITGLQWVIDVYVLAFASFLLSAGALGDMIGRKRIFIAGLIGFTFASILCALSPSIEALLMGRMLQGIFASALIPISLAIISTMFAEPRQRARAIGLWAGLGGLALATGPVVGGLLVGLLGWRSIFRLNAPIGFVAAFVLMRLLPQAPTRSTHHLDIRGQLLFVIGVAAMTFALIEGNGAGWTSPPILGTLIMAFAALAAFVVREAHTDQPMLPLAMLRNPVLAVACLVNFAIFFALFTLLFTMTLYLQGIGRLSAFETGLRFLTLTLPIMVASYVASGLAARIGAKVPIVLGASAAMAGLIVLACIPLEAGVATYGWALALIGIGASFAGAPASVAILASVAPERAGTASGIWNTFRQIGAVFGVAVAGMLIGDVATGSTDPAPFVSGMRRALELAAAANGLAALVALTVMPAGRPRRLPAGEVALRG; this is translated from the coding sequence ATGTCGCATACTGCAAGCCAAACCACGGACTTTTCGAACGACCCCTCGCCGCAGAAGGCTTTGGCGCAAAAAACTGGCCTGACATTGGTCATGCTCTGCGCCGGCGTCTTCATGGTTCAGCTCGACACCACCATCGCCAATATGGCGCTCCCCGCCATACGCGCCGATTTCCTGGCGCCGATCACCGGCTTGCAATGGGTCATCGACGTCTATGTGCTGGCCTTTGCCAGTTTCCTGCTCTCGGCCGGCGCGCTCGGCGACATGATCGGCCGCAAGCGGATCTTCATCGCAGGACTCATCGGCTTCACCTTCGCCTCCATTCTCTGCGCCCTCTCGCCGAGCATCGAGGCGCTGCTCATGGGCCGCATGCTTCAGGGCATCTTCGCTTCTGCCCTGATCCCGATCTCGCTCGCCATCATCTCGACCATGTTCGCCGAGCCGCGCCAGCGGGCCCGCGCCATCGGCCTGTGGGCCGGTCTCGGCGGGCTCGCACTTGCGACCGGCCCCGTTGTCGGCGGCTTGCTGGTCGGGCTGCTCGGCTGGCGCAGCATCTTCCGGCTCAACGCGCCGATCGGCTTCGTCGCTGCTTTCGTCCTCATGCGCCTCTTGCCGCAAGCGCCGACGCGGTCGACGCACCATCTCGACATTCGAGGCCAGCTCCTCTTCGTCATCGGCGTCGCCGCGATGACCTTCGCCCTGATCGAAGGCAATGGTGCCGGCTGGACCTCGCCGCCCATCCTCGGAACCCTCATCATGGCCTTCGCCGCGCTCGCCGCCTTCGTGGTGCGCGAGGCGCACACCGATCAGCCGATGCTGCCGCTCGCCATGCTGCGCAACCCGGTGCTGGCGGTCGCCTGCCTCGTCAATTTCGCCATCTTCTTCGCCCTCTTCACCTTGCTGTTCACCATGACGCTCTATCTGCAAGGGATCGGCCGCCTCTCCGCCTTCGAGACCGGGCTTCGCTTCCTGACGCTGACCTTGCCGATCATGGTCGCCTCTTATGTGGCGAGCGGGCTCGCCGCCAGGATCGGCGCCAAGGTCCCGATCGTGCTCGGCGCGTCGGCCGCCATGGCCGGCCTGATCGTCTTGGCGTGCATTCCGCTCGAGGCCGGCGTCGCGACCTATGGCTGGGCGCTGGCGCTCATCGGCATCGGCGCCTCCTTCGCGGGCGCGCCTGCCTCAGTCGCCATCCTGGCTTCGGTCGCGCCCGAGCGCGCCGGCACGGCCTCCGGCATCTGGAACACCTTCCGCCAGATCGGCGCCGTGTTCGGCGTCGCGGTTGCGGGCATGCTGATCGGCGACGTGGCGACAGGCAGCACCGATCCCGCCCCCTTCGTCTCCGGCATGCGCCGCGCGCTGGAGCTCGCCGCCGCCGCCAACGGCCTCGCCGCCCTCGTCGCCTTGACCGTCATGCCGGCCGGCCGCCCGCGCCGCCTGCCCGCGGGCGAGGTCGCGTTGCGGGGGTGA
- a CDS encoding transcriptional regulator, TetR family, which produces MSVANKPVEKSRPAEKRKRVSKAPEIRREELLQTAAQLFKEKGIAATGIGDITDRAEVARGTFYLYFASKDEVVGALWERYVNGHLQLMEERLSHTGVRAGDGLALMLELVTRLTEHSLEHAELHRLVYDTADAEAIAICRRANELIIVRLAEAMRTHLTAPNLSRDEPHLTASFILHGVHGALHDAIMHGGPVDRASFIDRVRRFAANALAGPS; this is translated from the coding sequence ATGAGCGTCGCAAATAAGCCGGTGGAGAAAAGCAGGCCGGCCGAGAAGAGGAAGCGCGTCAGCAAGGCGCCGGAAATCCGCCGCGAGGAATTGCTGCAGACCGCCGCGCAGCTGTTCAAGGAGAAGGGCATCGCGGCCACGGGCATCGGCGACATCACCGATCGTGCCGAGGTGGCGCGCGGCACTTTCTATCTCTATTTTGCCTCCAAGGACGAGGTGGTGGGCGCGCTCTGGGAGCGCTACGTCAACGGCCACCTCCAGCTCATGGAAGAGAGGCTCTCCCACACCGGGGTACGGGCGGGAGACGGCTTGGCGCTGATGCTCGAGCTCGTGACGCGCCTCACCGAGCACTCGCTCGAACATGCCGAGCTGCACCGACTGGTCTATGACACGGCCGATGCCGAGGCGATCGCCATCTGCCGGCGCGCCAACGAGCTGATCATCGTCAGGCTCGCCGAAGCCATGCGCACCCATTTGACGGCGCCGAACCTGTCGCGCGACGAGCCGCATCTGACGGCATCCTTCATCCTGCATGGGGTGCATGGCGCCTTGCACGATGCCATCATGCACGGCGGCCCGGTCGACCGGGCCAGCTTCATCGACCGGGTCCGGCGCTTCGCCGCGAATGCACTCGCCGGGCCAAGTTGA
- a CDS encoding gentisate 1,2-dioxygenase, with the protein MRESVAGRADVEDTSELLSYYADLEKLEAGALWTVANKIEPWFPQSTSAPVLWRYRDLREHVLRSLDLVTAEKAGRRVIYLANPHRRDVSAAVGWLYTGLQVMRPGEVATSHQHSASALRFIMEGKGAYTIVDGHKMTLAENDFVLTPNGSWHEHGVAAEGSPCIWQDGLDIPLMNALEANFFAVHPSLKQEVTCPVDDSTFSYGAPGLAPATGTWSKPYSPLLKYEWGKTYEALQSYAKAGAGSPYDGVMMNYVNPLTGGPVMQTIGASMQLLRPGERTKAHRHTGSFVYQVAKGRGYSIIAGKRFDWEAKDIFCLPSWALHEHGNASESEDACLFAFNDLPVMRALGLYREEAFGDNGGYQLVAGA; encoded by the coding sequence ATGCGCGAGAGTGTCGCCGGGCGCGCCGATGTCGAGGACACGAGCGAGCTTTTGTCCTATTACGCCGATCTCGAGAAGCTCGAGGCCGGAGCCCTATGGACGGTCGCGAACAAGATCGAGCCCTGGTTCCCGCAATCGACCTCGGCGCCGGTGCTGTGGCGCTATCGCGACCTGCGCGAACATGTGCTGCGCTCCCTCGATCTCGTGACCGCCGAGAAGGCCGGACGGCGCGTCATCTATCTCGCCAACCCGCATCGGCGCGATGTCTCGGCGGCGGTCGGCTGGCTCTATACGGGGCTGCAGGTCATGCGCCCGGGCGAAGTCGCGACCTCGCATCAGCATTCGGCCTCGGCGCTGCGCTTCATCATGGAAGGCAAAGGCGCCTACACCATCGTCGACGGGCACAAGATGACGCTCGCCGAGAATGATTTCGTGCTCACCCCGAACGGCTCCTGGCACGAGCATGGGGTGGCGGCCGAAGGATCGCCCTGCATCTGGCAGGACGGGCTCGACATCCCCTTGATGAATGCGCTCGAAGCCAATTTCTTCGCCGTGCATCCGAGCCTCAAGCAGGAGGTGACCTGTCCGGTCGATGATTCGACCTTCAGCTATGGGGCGCCCGGTCTCGCGCCCGCGACCGGAACCTGGTCGAAGCCCTATTCGCCTCTGCTCAAATATGAATGGGGCAAGACCTATGAGGCGCTGCAGAGCTACGCCAAAGCGGGCGCGGGCTCGCCTTATGACGGCGTGATGATGAACTACGTCAACCCGCTCACGGGCGGCCCGGTGATGCAGACTATCGGCGCCAGCATGCAATTGCTGCGGCCGGGCGAGCGCACCAAGGCGCATCGGCACACCGGCAGCTTCGTCTATCAGGTGGCGAAGGGCAGGGGCTATTCGATCATCGCCGGGAAGCGCTTCGACTGGGAGGCGAAGGACATATTCTGCCTGCCCTCCTGGGCGCTACACGAGCACGGCAACGCGTCCGAGAGCGAGGATGCCTGCCTCTTCGCCTTCAACGACCTGCCGGTGATGCGTGCGCTAGGCCTCTATCGCGAGGAGGCTTTCGGCGATAATGGCGGCTATCAGCTCGTCGCGGGCGCGTGA
- a CDS encoding trimethylamine---corrinoid protein Co-methyltransferase, whose amino-acid sequence MTEPILPEPATRRSRQRARPPRDRHAAAIERQLPWRQLRNPYKPFEILSADEIEAIHGASLDILEQVGIAIQSPRVRELCRRHGAEPIGDGVRLRFDRGLTLETIAAAPASFELASRNPRRNVRLGDGYLCFTPVSGAPNVSDLERGRRPGSFADYCALVKLAHVFNAIHIVGGYPVEPIDLPVPTRHLDAGRAMLTLTDKISRVHCHTAERARDLLEMTRLAHGCTLEGFQAKPRAIAIINTNSPLQLDAAMGEGIVEMAQANQACVITPFTLAGAMAPVTLAGALAQQNAEALSAIAVSQFARRGAPVVYGAFTTNVNMRTGAPAFGTPEYAKAALISGQLARRYRLPFRSSNINTSNAPDAQSAYESMMATWAAITGGVNLLHQSAGWLEGGLTASFEKFVLDIEILQMFAAFLEPLVVDKEALAVATVAEVGPGGHFFAAPHTLARYEHAFHAPLVSDWRNFDAWNADGATDATQRASLIAKEALATYEEPPIDLANLEALDAFVARRKEEGGAPVN is encoded by the coding sequence ATGACGGAGCCCATCCTTCCCGAGCCGGCGACGCGCCGCTCCCGCCAACGGGCCAGGCCACCGCGCGACCGCCATGCGGCGGCGATCGAGCGGCAACTGCCCTGGCGGCAATTGCGCAATCCCTATAAGCCCTTCGAGATCCTGTCCGCGGACGAGATCGAGGCCATTCACGGCGCCTCGCTCGACATCCTCGAGCAGGTCGGGATCGCCATCCAGTCGCCGCGCGTGCGCGAACTGTGCCGCCGGCATGGCGCCGAGCCGATCGGGGACGGGGTCAGGCTGAGATTCGATCGCGGCCTCACCCTCGAAACGATCGCGGCCGCGCCCGCCTCTTTCGAGCTCGCCTCTCGCAATCCGAGGCGCAATGTCCGCCTGGGCGACGGCTATCTGTGCTTCACCCCGGTCAGCGGAGCGCCGAACGTCTCCGATCTCGAGCGCGGCCGCCGGCCGGGCAGCTTCGCCGATTATTGCGCCCTCGTGAAGCTCGCCCATGTGTTCAATGCCATCCATATCGTCGGAGGCTACCCGGTCGAGCCGATCGACCTGCCTGTGCCGACCCGCCATCTCGATGCCGGCCGCGCCATGCTGACGCTGACCGACAAGATCTCGCGCGTTCATTGCCACACGGCGGAACGAGCTCGCGACCTCCTCGAAATGACCCGCCTCGCGCATGGCTGCACGCTGGAGGGGTTCCAGGCGAAGCCGCGAGCCATCGCCATCATCAACACCAATTCGCCGTTGCAGCTCGATGCCGCCATGGGCGAAGGCATCGTCGAGATGGCGCAGGCGAACCAGGCCTGCGTGATCACCCCCTTCACGCTCGCGGGCGCCATGGCCCCGGTGACGCTCGCAGGCGCGCTCGCCCAGCAGAATGCCGAGGCGCTCTCGGCGATCGCGGTCTCGCAATTCGCACGGCGGGGAGCGCCGGTCGTCTACGGCGCCTTCACGACGAATGTGAACATGCGCACCGGCGCTCCGGCTTTCGGCACCCCGGAATATGCCAAGGCGGCATTGATCTCGGGCCAGCTGGCGCGGCGCTACCGCCTCCCCTTCCGCTCCTCCAACATCAACACCTCGAACGCACCAGACGCCCAAAGCGCCTATGAATCGATGATGGCGACCTGGGCCGCGATCACCGGCGGCGTCAATCTTCTGCATCAGAGCGCGGGCTGGCTCGAAGGCGGCCTCACTGCATCGTTCGAGAAATTCGTGCTCGACATCGAGATCCTGCAGATGTTCGCAGCCTTCCTCGAGCCGCTCGTCGTCGACAAGGAGGCGCTCGCGGTCGCGACGGTGGCCGAGGTCGGCCCCGGCGGGCATTTCTTTGCCGCCCCGCATACGCTGGCGCGCTACGAGCATGCCTTCCACGCCCCGCTCGTTTCCGATTGGCGCAATTTCGATGCCTGGAATGCCGATGGCGCGACCGACGCCACGCAACGGGCCTCGCTCATCGCCAAGGAGGCGCTCGCCACCTATGAGGAACCCCCGATCGACCTCGCCAATCTCGAGGCGCTCGACGCCTTCGTCGCCAGGCGCAAGGAGGAAGGCGGGGCTCCCGTCAATTGA
- a CDS encoding leucyl aminopeptidase — protein sequence MPKTVSISFSPLALPKGGTAVVFVGADGRPAAQVATLLGEDMLRLMARAATVERFKGKAGSVLTLLSPGASLDKLVVVGTASESDPIDATLLGGQVLSKVGSGPASVFFVVPGLEMTSRHSAEFALGARLSAYKFDRYKTKKEPEDEAVGDTALTLCSDLSPGAEDLGAVAAMVDGVNLARDLVNEPPNVLFPEEFARRCEALRALGVEVEVLDKARLEAIGMRTLLAVNQGSVREPRVVVMRWNGATEKGATPLAFVGKGVCFDTGGISIKPASGMEDMKGDMGGAAAVTGLMHVLAARKAKVNVVGAIGLVENMPDGAAQRPGDIVTSLSGQTIEIINTDAEGRLVLADVIWHVRETFKPRFVIDLATLTGAIIVALAQEHAGLYCNNDELAARLIAAGEATGETVWRMPIGKGYDKMIDSKFADMKNVGGRPGGSSSAAMFIKRFVGDTPWAHLDIAGTAMGSKETDINHSWGSGWGVRLLDRLVSSHYEG from the coding sequence ATGCCGAAGACAGTGAGTATCAGCTTTTCGCCGCTCGCCCTTCCGAAAGGCGGCACGGCCGTGGTCTTCGTGGGCGCGGACGGACGTCCGGCGGCGCAGGTCGCGACGCTTCTCGGAGAGGATATGCTGCGTTTGATGGCGCGCGCCGCGACCGTCGAGCGTTTCAAGGGGAAGGCCGGCAGCGTCCTGACGCTCCTGTCGCCCGGCGCTTCCCTCGACAAGCTGGTCGTCGTCGGCACCGCGAGCGAGAGCGATCCGATCGATGCGACCCTGCTCGGCGGGCAGGTGCTGAGCAAGGTCGGCAGCGGCCCGGCGAGCGTGTTCTTCGTCGTTCCGGGCCTCGAGATGACATCACGTCACAGCGCGGAATTCGCTTTGGGCGCAAGGCTTTCGGCCTATAAGTTCGACCGCTACAAAACGAAGAAGGAGCCTGAGGACGAAGCCGTCGGCGACACCGCGCTGACGCTCTGCTCCGATCTATCGCCCGGCGCCGAGGATCTCGGCGCGGTGGCGGCCATGGTCGATGGCGTGAACCTGGCGCGCGATCTCGTGAACGAGCCGCCGAACGTGCTCTTCCCGGAGGAATTCGCGAGGCGCTGCGAGGCGCTGCGGGCGCTTGGCGTCGAGGTCGAGGTGCTCGACAAGGCGCGGCTCGAAGCGATCGGCATGCGCACCTTGCTCGCCGTGAACCAGGGATCGGTGCGCGAACCGCGCGTCGTCGTCATGCGGTGGAACGGGGCAACCGAAAAGGGCGCCACACCGCTCGCCTTCGTCGGCAAGGGGGTGTGCTTCGATACGGGCGGCATCTCGATCAAGCCGGCCTCCGGCATGGAGGACATGAAGGGCGACATGGGTGGGGCGGCCGCCGTCACCGGCCTCATGCATGTGCTGGCTGCCCGCAAGGCCAAGGTCAACGTGGTCGGCGCTATCGGCCTCGTGGAGAACATGCCGGATGGCGCCGCCCAGCGCCCGGGCGACATCGTCACCTCGCTCTCCGGCCAGACCATCGAGATCATCAATACCGACGCCGAGGGCCGCCTGGTGCTGGCGGACGTCATCTGGCATGTGCGCGAGACCTTCAAGCCGCGCTTCGTGATCGATCTGGCGACCTTGACCGGGGCCATCATCGTGGCGCTCGCCCAGGAACATGCCGGCCTCTATTGCAACAATGACGAGCTTGCGGCGCGCCTGATCGCGGCCGGCGAAGCGACGGGCGAGACCGTCTGGCGCATGCCGATCGGCAAGGGCTACGACAAGATGATCGACTCCAAATTCGCCGACATGAAGAATGTCGGCGGGCGGCCGGGCGGATCCTCGAGCGCGGCGATGTTCATCAAGCGTTTCGTCGGCGACACGCCCTGGGCGCATCTCGACATCGCCGGCACCGCCATGGGCTCCAAGGAGACCGACATCAACCATTCCTGGGGCTCGGGCTGGGGCGTGCGCCTGCTCGATCGCTTGGTGTCGAGCCACTACGAAGGCTGA
- a CDS encoding lipopolysaccharide export system permease protein → MILVERYIFKTVFVAFLAVCLALTAVIWVTQALRELDLMTGQGQSALVFITFNLLSLPTLLAIVAPIALFAATLSTLNKLNGDSELIVMSASGVAPFRLALPFAMLALIVAAFSAWMSISVIPESFRALRDLISHVRADVITKVAQEGRFTVLDSGITFHFRERRGDSLEGVFMEDARDPEKPSVYLAERGHTVSVEQASFLVLENGYVQRSQGAGKDPAMVTFDRYALDLSRLAQDAEQTIYKPRERSTAELFTVDSRNDAYAQLTAGRFRAELHDRFSSPLFPLACMMIGFAALGTARTTRQGRGKAMAVAVCAIVALRIAIFFISSLIVRSPWAVPLAYFVPLAVTLVSGCIAFDVMGYLERLHRPLKAVPAS, encoded by the coding sequence ATGATCCTCGTCGAGCGCTACATTTTCAAGACGGTGTTCGTCGCATTCCTCGCGGTCTGCCTGGCGTTGACGGCCGTGATCTGGGTCACGCAGGCCCTGCGCGAGCTCGACCTGATGACAGGCCAGGGACAGTCCGCCCTGGTCTTCATCACCTTCAACCTCCTGTCGCTGCCGACCTTGCTCGCTATCGTGGCTCCGATCGCCCTGTTCGCCGCGACCCTCTCGACCCTGAACAAGCTCAACGGCGACAGCGAGCTGATCGTGATGAGCGCTTCGGGCGTCGCGCCCTTCCGCCTCGCCTTGCCGTTCGCGATGCTGGCGCTGATCGTGGCCGCCTTCAGCGCCTGGATGTCGATTTCGGTGATCCCGGAAAGCTTCAGGGCGCTGCGCGACCTGATCAGCCATGTGCGCGCCGACGTGATCACAAAGGTGGCGCAGGAGGGGCGCTTCACCGTCCTCGATTCCGGGATCACCTTCCATTTCCGCGAACGGAGAGGCGACTCGCTCGAGGGCGTGTTCATGGAGGATGCGCGCGATCCGGAGAAGCCCAGCGTCTATCTGGCCGAACGCGGCCATACGGTGTCGGTGGAGCAGGCGAGCTTCCTGGTCCTCGAGAACGGCTATGTGCAGCGCAGCCAGGGTGCGGGCAAAGACCCCGCCATGGTCACCTTCGATCGTTACGCGCTCGATCTGTCGCGGCTCGCCCAGGATGCCGAGCAGACCATCTACAAGCCACGCGAGCGCTCGACTGCCGAGCTGTTCACCGTCGATTCCCGCAATGACGCCTATGCGCAGCTCACCGCAGGCCGCTTTCGCGCCGAGCTGCATGACCGCTTCTCGTCGCCTCTGTTTCCGCTCGCCTGCATGATGATCGGCTTTGCGGCGCTGGGAACGGCGCGCACCACGCGCCAGGGACGCGGCAAGGCGATGGCGGTTGCGGTCTGCGCCATCGTCGCCCTCAGGATCGCCATCTTCTTCATATCGAGCCTGATCGTGCGCAGCCCCTGGGCAGTGCCGCTCGCCTACTTCGTGCCGCTCGCGGTCACGCTTGTCTCCGGCTGCATCGCCTTCGATGTGATGGGCTACCTCGAGCGCCTGCATCGTCCCTTGAAGGCCGTGCCTGCGTCATGA
- a CDS encoding lipopolysaccharide export system permease protein, translated as MIGIGWTLGRYFSQRFTYWILGVFLTVFALIYLIDFVEFLRRAGDTPGATVSLLALLSLYRTPVVAEQVMPFAVMFGSMGAFLALSRKLELVVTRAAGVSVWQFAFPAVFVATVGGLLATAVYDPMSAHLKQRADSMESKLVGRGTKSPAKSVLWLRQRSLDGQAVVRVGFAADGGDTLKNVTVFEFDQKGLFEQRVDAEEAGLREGYWLLHDARVVIPGVEPETHATYIVATNLTRDQLRQTFLPPENVPFWQLPTIVAQSELAGLDATRYRLRYQKLVAQPIMFLAMVLVAASVSLRFFRFGGVAPMVLAGVMAGFVLYVASELVENLGAAGIVGPGVAAWLPASVGTLLGVLSLLHQEDG; from the coding sequence ATGATCGGTATCGGCTGGACGCTGGGGCGCTATTTCTCCCAGCGCTTCACTTATTGGATCCTCGGCGTCTTCCTGACGGTGTTCGCCCTGATCTACCTGATCGATTTCGTCGAGTTCCTGCGCCGTGCCGGCGACACGCCCGGCGCCACGGTCAGCCTGCTGGCGCTGCTGTCGCTCTATCGCACGCCGGTCGTCGCCGAGCAGGTCATGCCCTTCGCCGTGATGTTCGGATCGATGGGGGCCTTCCTCGCCCTGTCCCGCAAGCTCGAGCTCGTGGTGACGCGGGCTGCCGGCGTTTCGGTCTGGCAATTCGCCTTCCCGGCGGTCTTCGTCGCGACGGTCGGCGGCTTATTGGCGACTGCGGTCTACGATCCGATGTCGGCGCATCTCAAGCAGCGTGCCGATTCGATGGAATCCAAGCTCGTCGGGCGCGGCACCAAGAGCCCGGCCAAGAGCGTCTTGTGGCTGCGCCAGCGCTCGCTCGACGGGCAGGCCGTCGTCAGGGTGGGTTTCGCGGCCGATGGCGGCGATACCCTCAAGAATGTGACGGTCTTCGAATTCGATCAGAAAGGCCTGTTCGAGCAGCGGGTCGATGCCGAAGAGGCCGGGCTGCGCGAGGGTTACTGGCTGCTGCATGACGCACGCGTCGTCATCCCTGGAGTCGAGCCGGAAACGCATGCGACCTACATCGTCGCCACGAACCTCACGCGCGACCAGCTGCGCCAGACCTTCCTGCCTCCGGAAAATGTGCCTTTTTGGCAACTGCCGACGATTGTCGCTCAGTCGGAGCTCGCGGGGCTTGATGCGACTCGTTATCGCCTGCGATACCAGAAGCTCGTTGCCCAACCCATCATGTTCCTGGCCATGGTCCTTGTTGCTGCATCCGTTTCCTTAAGGTTTTTTCGCTTTGGTGGCGTTGCGCCGATGGTTCTGGCTGGCGTGATGGCAGGCTTCGTGCTTTACGTCGCCAGTGAATTGGTTGAGAATCTCGGCGCCGCGGGAATTGTGGGGCCCGGCGTAGCCGCGTGGCTGCCAGCATCGGTGGGGACGCTGCTCGGCGTCCTCAGCTTGCTGCACCAGGAGGACGGGTGA